The following are from one region of the Peromyscus leucopus breed LL Stock chromosome 18, UCI_PerLeu_2.1, whole genome shotgun sequence genome:
- the LOC114683531 gene encoding olfactory receptor 6C6-like has protein sequence MKNQTVEIVFILLGLTDDPQLQILIFLFLFFNYILSLMGNLVIILLTLLDPHLKTPMYFFLRNFSFLEIAFTTVCIPRFLTSILSGEKTILYNACAAQLFFFFLLGTTEFYLLAAMSYDRYVAICRPLHYPIIMNSKVCHLLVISSWVTGFLVIFPPLLLGLKLDFCASKTVDHFVCDSAVLQLSCTDTRLIELMNFALAVMTLVITLILVILSYTLIIKTILKFPSAQQRRKAFSTCSSHMVVVSITYGSCIFMYMKTSAKERVTLNKGVAVLNTSVAPLLNPFIYTLRNQQVKEAFKQVFLRFCSFKNHETRFRHK, from the coding sequence ATGAAGAATCAAACTGTGGAGATAGTGTTCATTTTGCTTGGACTGACAGATGACCCTCAGCTACAAATTctgattttcctgtttctgtttttcaattaCATCTTGAGCCTGATGGGGAACTTAGTGATCATCCTTCTCACCCTGCTGGATCCACACCTCAAGACTCCAATGTATTTCTTCCTCCGGAATTTTTCCTTCTTAGAAATTGCATTCACCACAGTTTGCATCCCCAGGTTCCTGACGAGCATTCTCTCAGGAGAGAAAACAATTTTGTACAATGCTTGTGCAGCTCaattattcttcttttttttgctaGGGACCACAGAGTTCTACCTCCTGGCTGCCATGTCCTATGATCGCTATGTTGCCATCTGCAGACCACTGCACTACCCCATCATCATGAACAGCAAAGTGTGTCACCTGCTGGTCATCAGCTCCTGGGTGACAGGGTTCTTAGTCATCTTCCCCCCTTTGCTCTTGGGACTCAAGCTGGATTTCTGTGCTTCCAAAACTGTTGATCACTTCGTATGTGACAGTGCTGTCCTTCAGCTGTCTTGCACAGACACACGTTTAATAGAATTGATGAATTTTGCCTTGGCTGTGATGACACTGGTCATCACCTTGATCTTAGTGATCCTCTCCTACACACTCATCATCAAAACCATCCTCAAGTTCCCTTCAGCTCAACAACGGAGAAAGGCCTTTTCCACATGCTCCTCACACATGGTTGTTGTCTCCATTACTTATGGGAGTTGTATCTTCATGTACATGAAAACATCAGCCAAGGAAAGGGTGACTTTAAATAAAGGTGTAGCTGTCCTTAACACTTCTGTGGCCCCTTTGCTAAACCCTTTCATTTACACCCTCAGGAACCAGCAGGTGAAAGAAGCTTTCAAACAGGTTTTTCTtagattttgttcttttaaaaaccatGAGACAAGATTTAGACATAAATAA